GGTGAAAAATGCCAGGGTATGGATAAAAAAATAATCAGCAATGCAATGGTAAACCAAATGGCCATTGTTTTAAATTTTTGCTGATCGGTAGTTTTTCTTTTCGTTTTTGCAGAACCAATGGTCAGCAGCACGATCGCAATCAGCATCATGGTAATATGCTCCATCCCAAAGAACCGGATCTCCCGCTGGTGTACCGCCGCTTTAAAATAATTCAAAAAATACCGTACCACCGGGCTGATGAAATACAGGGTAATTCCTATCACCAATTGAACATGAGCGCTGGTAGCCGCCACCACACGGGCCGTATTATCGGCTTTTAAAAATCGCCTATGGCCTAACCAACCCCTATAGGCCCGTACAATAGCAACCAGTAAACTAATTAAAACCAGCCAGCGAACCAGGGAATGCAGAATTAATAATGATTGATACATGCTACAAACAACTTTTTGGGGGTAATATCGATAATTTTGTACAACTACATTCAGCTAAACTTTGTTCAATGCTAAGGAATTGCTTTGCGGTAATGTCCCTTTTTGTTACGTTGGCCGCTTACCCTCAGGCGCAACATGTAAATGCTTTTTCGCCCTATGAAGACACCTCCTATACCACCTGGAGCGCCTATGTAAATACCCGTAAGACCAATCCGGACATCCGGATAGTACCGGAACTGAAGTCAAAAGAAATAGTCGCTAAAAAAGGGATCGAGTATATCCCGGCAGGTGGCAAATATATCCGCTGGGCTAATGCTTTTTACCCCGCCGGCAAATCAAAGGAAAAATATCCTGCCATAGTGATCATTCATGGTGGTGGCTGGCGTTCAGGTTATCCCGAACAACACAATCCGCTCGCTCAACATCTGGCAGCCCGGGGTTATGTTTGTTTTACCCCCAGTTATGCGTTGTCTACCTATCGCCAATATCCCCAGGCTATCTACGACCTCAAACGGTTTCTGCGCTGGCTGATTGAACATGCCGATAAATATCATGTTGATACCAGTAAAATAACGGTGCTGGGTTTTTCAGCCGGTGGTGAACTGGCGGCATTTCTCTCCACTACTATTGGCGACCCCAAATTCGAAGGACCCATTTATGATAAGAAAGGCCCAACAACAGCACCCATCCATGCCTTGGTAGATATAGACGGCACCCTGTCTTTTACCCATCCCGAAACCGGGGAAGGGGATGACAGTAAAAAGATCTCAGCCGCTACGTACTGGCTGGGCTATTCTAAAAAAGACAGCCTGGCTTTATGGAATGAAGCCTCGCCACTTACCCATGTTGGCCCGCATACGCCTCCTACCCTGTTCATCAACAGCGGCGTGGCCAGAATGCATGCAGGCCGCGAAGTTTTCATAAAAGTGCTGAACCAATACAACATCTATTCTGAGGTAAAAACCTTTGAAAATGCTCCGCATTCTTTTTGTTTGTTCGACCCCTGGTTTCAGCCAACCGTAAACTATATTGATGATTTTTTAAAACGCGTAAATAAATAATGAAACAGCTTGCTTTCCTGCTTGCCGTCGCTTGTATAGGCTTTACCACTGTACAGGCACAAACCGCCAACCCGCAACAATACAAATATGTTTTTACCGTGGCCAAAGACGGCACCGGCGATTACAAATACATCCAGGACGCCATCGACGCCATGCGGGTATATCCCCTGGCGCCTATTACGCTTTATATAAAGAACGGGGTGTACAATGAAAAAATTGAACTGCCTGCCAGCAATACCGATGTAACCTTTATTGGCGAAAGCGTTGATAAAACCATTATTGTTTTCAACGATTACTCAGGCCGTGGCAAGCTCACCACCTTCACTTCCTATACGGCCAAGATCTGCGGCAACCGTTTCAGGGCCGAAAACCTTACCTTTTCCAATTCTGCCGGTCCTGTTGGCCAGGCAGTAGCCCTGCATGTGGAAGCCGATAATGCGATGTTTGTAAACTGCCGCTTTCTCGGCAACCAGGATACCATTTTTACCGGGGGAGAAACATCCCGCCAGCTGTTTGTAAACTGCTACATCGAGGGCACCACCGATTTCATTTTCGGCCCGGCCACGGTTGTTTTTCAGGGTTGTGAGATCCACAGTAAAACCAATTCATTTGTTACCGCCGCCAGCACCACCCAGGGTAAAAAGTTCGGGTATGTGTTCCTGGATTGTAAACTCACGGCAGACACCAGCGTTCATAAAGTATTTCTGGGCCGTCCCTGGCGGGCAAATGCGAAGACGGTTTATTTGCGTTGCATCATGGGCAACCATATAGTGCCCGAAGGCTGGAACAACTGGAGCAATCCTGCCAATGAGCAAACTACGTTTTATGCGGAATACAAGTGCAGCGGTGCCGGCGCCTACATCGCCAACCGCGCCAAATGGAGCCACCAGCTTACCGACAAAGAAGCGGCCAATTATACCCTGAACACTATTTTCAACAATGAAGGGGCCGCTTTACCGGTAAATGCAAAATGGTACCAGGAGCAGGGAACACGGGCGTTTCAATGGCCGGGAAAGGCAGAGAAATGAGGAATAAAAAATGAAGAACAGAGAAACGAGAAAGGGAAGAAGAAAGCAAGCTATTTTGAATTAAATAAAATGTCCGGATCGTTTAACGCAAACCACTTTCCGTCTACCCTTTGCCCTCTGCCCTGATGTGGAGCGAGTTCCACAGTTTAAACAGCCATTCTACAGTTGCAGCGGAATGAACCTGCCAAACCGAAAGGATTCAGGAGGTATAACCTTTGTACTATAACCAAAACCTATTGTGCATCTATGAATATGTGTGTATGAAAGAAATCACGACGTCAGAGTATCTTATGAATCTGCATAAACAGTATATGGCCGAGGTAGGAAAGTTCCTAAAGGCATTAAAAGATAACGCTCCCCGCAATGAGCTGGTCCTGATAAGAATGAATGTAAAAAAGCTGCTCGCCGAAATCAGAAGATACCCTTTACCCGGTACTAAGTAGTTACCTTTAAATTCCCCAGTTTCATCCTCAATTCCACAAAATCAGCACGTTACAGGCTGGCCCAAAATTTTTATCATAGTAATAAAGAGATCCTGACCCTTGTAATTTTTAATTTTTATACTATGGAAAATCATCAATCAACAATAGCTTTAGTGGACGACCATGCCTTGTTACGCAAAGCCGTGAACTACCGGTTAACCAGCATGGGATATAACGTTGTAATGGAAGCCGAAAATGGCCAGCAGTTCCTCGACAAACTCGAAAAGAAAGAATCTCCCTCACCTGATCTCTGCCTGCTCGACATAAATATGCCTGTATTAAATGGGTTTGAAACAGCCGCCCAGTTAAAGAAAAAATGGCCTGCTATAAAGATCATTTTCCTTTCCATGAATGATGGAACCGGCTTTAAGAACAAGGCAAAGGAATTAGGCGCTGATGGCTATATCTGTAAAGACGCCTCTTCTGAAGAATTTAATAAAGTACTGTATATGTTACTGCCACCTGCAGTGTAGTTATCTTACAATCAGCCACTCAAAATAAATGTGAGGCACCGTTTTATAAAGAATATGGCCCATTTGGGTGAAGCCACATTTTTCATAAAACCCACCCGCTCCGGCTACGCCTTCATAGGCATCGAGCCGTAAAGAATCGCCGGCCAGCGCAGTGGCCATTTTTTTTGCCTCCTCTATTAATGCCCGGCCCACGCCAATTCGCTGATAACCGGGGCGTACCGCCATATCAACCAGGTAAACGGGGCGGGGAACCGGCGTAAAATAGGCAGGGTCAATTACCCATGGCCGCGATGAAGTTAACCGCAGCGAGCCTATTACTTCCCCACCATTTTTGGCCACCAGCACCTTTGCTTTACTCATTCCATTCAACACGCCTTTTGCACTGGCAATTGCACTCCAATGCCCATGGCCATGTTTGGCCGTAAGGTCGTAAGCCGCCTCGCTGATCACATTGGCAATCGCCGCAGCATCTTCTGGTGTTGCCAGCGCTATTGATACGTTTATATTCACCTGTTAAATTTACGCAATCTGCCGTTACTGATTCTATAACACATTGCGGCTTTTGTTTTTATGGCATTACTCAATTACTTAAATTACAACAAAATACTGCGAATGCCGCCTAACGATTCATATAAAATACTGGTCAATGGGTTCACTTTCCATTTTACTCCTGCCGATCTGGGATCCCTTGACCTGGTAGCGATCTCGCCCACTGAATTTAATGGCATCAGAGCTCACCAGTCAATAAACGCCCGGCTGCTGGCTGCAGACGAACTCAACAAAACCTTTACTATTGAAACCAGTGGTGAAACCTTTGAAGTGGTTATCAAAAACGCCCTCGATCAAAAGCTGGAACAAATGGGTTTTGGCACTGCAACCAGCAAACAGATAAAACAAATAAAGGCGCCCATGCCCGGACTGGTGCTGAACATCGACGTAACCGATGGCCAATCGGTAAAAGAAGGCGATCGCCTGGTGATCCTGGAAGCCATGAAAATGGAGAACAGCATTTTGATCCATGCCGATGCCATTATTAAAAAAGTACTGGTTAAAGCCGGACAGGCAGTAGAAAAGAACCAGGTGCTTATAGAACTGGAATAACATTCATTAACAGAACAAGGAACGATGCAAAAAATACTAGTGGCCAACCGTGGCGAAATTGCTTTGCGCATTATGCGCACCATCCGCCGGATGGGCATTAAATCGGTGGCGGTGTATTCTGAAGCCGACAGACATGCCCCGCATGTACTGTATGGCGACGAAGCCGTTTGCCTTGGCCCTGCGCCCTCCAACCAGAGTTACCTCAATGGCGACGCCATCATTGCCTTTGCCAAACAATTGGGGGTAGATGGCATACATCCCGGTTATGGCTTCCTGAGCGAGAACGCCAATTTTGCCAAAAAGGTAGAAGAAGCAGGTATCACATTCATTGGGCCCGGTCATGAAGCCATGCGCATTATGGGCTCTAAACTCGCAGCCAAGGAATGTGTAAAGCAATACGATATTCCCATGGTGCCGGGTATTGATAAAGCCATCGACAATATTGGGGTTGCCAAAAAGATTGCTGCGGAAGTCGGCTATCCCATTCTTATTAAAGCTTCGGCTGGCGGGGGTGGTAAGGGGATGCGCGTAGCTGCCCGGGAGAGCGAACTGGAAGAACAAATGGAAAGAGCTACCAGTGAAGCACTGTCGTCCTTTGGCGATGGATCGGTATTTATTGAAAAATATGTAAGCTCGCCCCGTCATATTGAAATACAGGTGCTGGCCGATAATTATGGCAATACCGTTCATTTGTTTGAACGCGAATGCAGCATCCAACGGCGCCATCAGAAGGTAGTGGAAGAATCGCCCTCTTCTGTTTTAACACCTGAGATCAGGCAAAAAATGGGCGAAGCCGCCGTGATGGTTGCCAAATCGTGCAACTACCGCAGCACCGGCACCGTAGAGTTTTTGCTGGATGAACAACTGAATTTTTATTTCCTGGAAATGAACACGCGGCTGCAGGTTGAACACCCGGTCACGGAGATGATTACCGGCATTGACCTGGTGGAAGAGCAAATAAATATTGCGCGGGGCGAAAAACTCCGGTTCCGGCAGGATGATCTTACCATTAATGGCCATGCGCTGGAATTACGCGTGTATGCCGAAGATCCTTTACATGATTTTTTACCGGCTACCGGAACGCTTACCAAATACCAGCCGCCAAAAGGCGAAGGCGTTCGGGTAGATGATGGCTATACCGAAGGAATGGCCATCCCCGTCTATTACGACCCCATGATCGCCAAACTGATAACCCATGGGCGCAACCGCACCGAGGCTATTCAAAAAATGAAAGCGGCCATTGCCGGTTATACTATTGAAGGCGTAGAAACCACTTTACCCTTTGGCAATTTTGTAATGGACCATGAAGCATTCCTTACCGGCCGGTTCGACACCCAATTTGTTCAAAAATATTACACGCCCGAAAAACTGCTGGCCCAACAAAAAAGCAAGGCTGAGTTAGCCGCGCTGATAGCCCTGCATTACTGGCTGCAGAAACAAAAAGAAGTAAAGGCTGTTGAATCAACGCCTACCAATTGGATAAAACGGTAATAACCTGTAAAAGCTCCCTGATGAAAAAAAACAAAACGGAAATATTAAAGCAAAAGATAGAGAAAGGTAAACTGGGTGGTGGTACGCATAGAAATGAAGCACAGCATAAAAAAGGAAAATTAACCGCCCGCGAACGCATAACGCTGTTAATGGATCCCGGATCGTTTGAAGAAATTGGCGCCCTGGTGTTGCACCGTACCAAGGACTTTGGCATGGATAGCCAGCAGTTTTATGGCGATGGCGTAATCACCGGGTATGGCACCATCAACGGCCGCCTGGTGTATGTGTTTGCGCAGGACTTTACCGTTTTTGGCGGTGCGCTGTCCGAAACGCATGCCGAAAAGATCTGCAAGGTGATGGACCTGGCCATGAAAACCGGCGCGCCCATGATCGGGTTAAATGATTCTGGCGGCGCCCGCATCCAGGAGGGTGTAAGATCGTTAGGCGGCTATGCCGATATCTTTTACCGCAATGTATTGGCGTCGGGCGTAATACCACAAATCTCAGCTATAATGGGGCCCTGCGCTGGTGGCGCGGTTTATTCACCCGCCATGACCGACTTTACCCTGATGGTGGAAAATACCAGTTATATGTTTGTAACAGGCCCCAATGTGGTAAAGACAGTTACCAATGAAGAGGTGAGCCCGGAAGAATTAGGCGGCGCCTCCGCCCATAGCACTAAATCGGGTGTTACCCACCTTACGGCCGCCAACGATATGGAGTGTATAGCCGAAGTAAAAAAACTGTTGAGCTATCTTCCCCAGAACTGTGAAGACACCACACCAAAGATACCTTACACCCTGGGCGATGAATCGCGGCCTGCACTGGAAACCATCGTTCCCGAAAGTAATAACCAGCCATACGATATGCGGGCGGTAATAGAAGGCATTTGTGACGACGCTTCCTTTTTTGAAATACATGCCGACTATGCCACCAACATCGTGATCGGGTTTGCACGGCTGGCAGGCAGAAGCATTGGCATTGTAGCCAATCAACCTATAAGCCTGGCCGGTGTACTGGACATTGACAGCTCAAAAAAAGCAGCGCGGTTCACCCGCTTTTGCGATTGTTTTAATATTCCCTTACTGGTGCTGGTTGATGTACCGGGCTTTTTACCGGGCACCGACCAGGAATGGCATGGCATTATTACCAATGGCGCCAAACTATTGTATGCCTTCAGCGAGGCGACGGTTCCCCGGGTTACCGTTATCACGCGCAAAGCATATGGCGGTGCATATGATGTAATGAATTCAAAACACATCGGAGCAGACATCAACTATGCCTGGCCTACAGCAGAAATTGCTGTAATGGGCGCCAAGGGCGCCAGTGAGATCATTTTTAAGAAAGAAATTTCAGAAGCCGCAGACCCGGCCCAAAAGCTGGCTGAGAAAGAAGCTGAGTATGCAGAAAAATTCGCCACGCCATACCTGGCAGCCGAAAGAGGTTTTGTTGATGAAGTGATAGAACCAAAATATACCCGCGCCAAACTGATAAAAGCATTTGCCATGCTGGAAAACAAAGTGGCTAAACTGCCTAAGAAGAAGCATGGGAATATACCGTTGTAGGGTGGGAATTATTTCCGCCCAATCATTAAACCCGGTTTAACCCCGCCCTGTATAATGTATATAAAAACGGGGAACAATACGTTCCCCGCTAAAAGACCTGATACATTATATTAATTCTGCGATTGTGTATATATGCCACGATCTATCGTAATATTCAATCTTTTGAACATGGCCTGGGCATCGAAACCCTGCTTTTTATATTCCGCCTGTACCGCTTCTTTAGCATTGTTCAATGCCTCACTGTTTTGCCACAAAGCTACTGTTACCAGAATTAAATTCCCTTCACTGTCATGATATTCATAAGCAGCATCTTCAATAAAACCAGGCAACGTTTTTATAAAGTTCCTGTTTATGTGCACTCTTTCCTGAAATTCATTGACAGCAGCCGCCGGTACAAAGAATTTATCAATAAAGTTAACCTGTCCATTATGCGCCTTTTTATTGTACAACACATTTACATCTGTGGGCAACACTTCCAATGCCTGTAAAAAACTTAACCGGTCTGTTAACACCTGGGCGCTTATTAATTTACCATCTTTCACGGTCATTACACTCATACCTTCATTGGTGATTGTTTTGTTTGAACCTGCCAGGTTGAACCAGGGAGCTGCCTGTGTTCCCTGCCATTTCCAGTGCAGCGCTACCTTATCTCCATCGCCAACCAGGTCAACAATATTCCATTGAATATCGGGAAAAGATTTTATCAATGGGAGCACAGGTGCTGCAAAAGCAGCGCCGCCTTTTTTATCCTGTAATCCGGTAAACTCTGCCGATACCAGTTCATTTACCAGCTCGAAGTTGCGCTTGTTCAAACCCTGCTCAAATAATTGTCGTACTACTTCTTTGTTTTGTTGTATCGTGTTCATAACTATCTCCTTTTTATTATTTTTTATATTAGTTGTTGCCTGCGCGTTTATGATGCCCGGAGCCATCAGCAGGCTTAACAGAAATACTTTTGGTGGTAGTGACCTCATTGGTATTTGTTTAACACAAAACTACCATACCCAAAAGGTGGAGAATTGTAAAAAATCATTGATTTTATAAAAGGGAACGCTAGAAGGTGTGGTTCAACCGCAATTGCACCAGCCTGATCTCTTCGGTAATACCGTAAGTAGCGGAGAGGTTATATTTGTTGAAAGGCGCCAGTATTATGCCCGGCCCATAGGATACATGCATTTTGTTCGAGCGTTCACCGGGCAACCAAACGCGGCCCTGGTCAAAGAAAGCAAACACTCCTATTTTGCCATTCATTATATAGCTACGGAAATTAGTGATGAACCGCAATTCATTGCTATTGTAAAAAGCGGTTTTGCCCCAGAACCGTTCACGCCTGAAACCACGTAAGAAACGCGGACCGCCAATAATAGCATGCTCGTAAGCCTGACCGGTACCCAGCACATCATTGTTCACAATGGTTTCAGCCCCTGCTCTTATGGCCAGCGATACATGGTCAATAATGGGAACATATAATTGAGCATGCGCATTGTATTGCTGATAAAATTCCTTTTGCAGGAAATTGTTTGCATACACCGCGTTGGCTAAAAATGTATACCCGCTTTCCGGTGTTACTGAATCTTTAACGTGTACATAGGAATAGGTTAACTGCAAGCCTGCATACGGATTTGCCTTAAACAGATCGTCGTTATTGGTAAACACCTTTGATGGGTAGCGTTCCGGATCGTTCTTTCCCTGTGTTCGGGCGTAATAACCGGTTACTGCTACATTGCTTCTTCCAAAATTACGGTTCAACCCCGCAGCCGCATACCATTCCTCGCTTTGCAACCGGTAATAGTTGACGTTAGTGGTAACTGATTTGGTTTCATTGCCCGTACCATAAAAATTAGTCCAGCGAATAACATCATAATCTGCCCGCATCACCAAATTCCACTGGCCCAATACATGTGGATATACAGCCGACCAGTAAAAACTTAGCGCATTCTGCGACAATGAATACCGGACCCCAAATTGTTGCTCCCAGGCAAACGGGTCCTGCCGCCATTTGTATTTCCTGTACCGGTAACGCAGACCCACGAAAATGCGGTCTGCATTGTTATAAAATGCCTCTGGTCTTATTCCTGATTTGTCGTATTTGAACCACTTATACTCCCAGTTGTGAATGCTTGTATCTGACGACAAATGCCTGCGGGCTGAACTGGTTTGAAAAACATTATTGGTATCGTCATATACATACACCTTATGGTTCTTTTGAACGATAGAGTCTTTACCATCCCCGCCGATAATCCGGATGGTGATGTTGTTCCGGTCGTTATTAACTACATAAACATCTTCTCCTTTTATCCCAAACAGCCGGATCTCTTTTGTTTCTGCAGGATTGAAGATCCTGTTATAATAAGGGGTGGCCGCTTTTTGTCCGTTCTCATTTATGTGGAACACGGTCACTGAAGTTTCATTGTTATCAGCGCCGGATACTTCAAAATATTCCTGCTGGCGGGTGCCGGTTATTTCCACTTGTTTTGCAATAAACCGGTAGTACTCTTTTGCAAACTTTGGTAACTGGTCGCGCCGGGATCTCAGTTTATCAATCAGCACCTGACCTTTTATGGCAAATATTTCCGGCGGTAATTGCCTCACCGATTGCACGATCACTGAATCTGTCAGGGCTTTTTTTAAATCTTCTGCTTCATATACCCAATCTGTAAGCGTGAGGGCATTGGTAAAAAACCGGTCCATGCTTCTTGCAGAGGAGTTCAAAAGATCAACATCCTTTAGCCTGTAATTGAAATGCTGCATAAAGCTAAGACCACTCCCCTGGATCACCTTATTAATGATAACCCCATTGTGATAAAAAAAAGCCTGGTCCCGGTCGCGGGGCACTGGTCTCAACTGAATACCATTGGGTGTGGGTACTTCGCCCCAGCTCCAGTTGCCTTCGTGCCGGTCCCAATCACCTATCAGCATATCAAACAACCTGGCCCGGGCAAATGCATGTTGATCTACTGTATAGGTATTATTCTGTTGTAATTTTACCAGCACTTCCTCGGTACTCAGAAAAGTTTTAAAATTGCCCAGGTTATCTGCTTCGCGCCAATCTCCCTCCGGCTTTTGTTCCAGCAAATACAGATCATTGCCAAATCTGGCATTGAATGTATCCAGCGCTTTTTGTTGAGGGAGATATACAAGAGTTGGAATGGTATGATAAATGCCGGCATGCTGCATCATATTGCTCACGGCAAAGGCGCCGTAGGGATACGACATGGAAATGCCATCATTCACCATATCTTCGAGGAACGTACCTTTTACCCGGGGAGGGATCACTTCCTTTCTTGATTTGTTTATAGAACGTAAGGCGTATTCCTTACCCTCTTTTGTTCGCAGCCGCAATGATTTCGATTCATTGCCACCACCCACCTTATAAGGTATTAACCTGCCAAAAGCTGTATCTAATAATAAAACCGGAACACATACCGGAGTAGCCCATTCAATGCGATGGTTGCGGCCCCATAACCATTGATAAAAGTGGGGCCGTTTGTAAACTGGTCCCGCAGCAATGCATTTATTGGTCGCCGTATCTGCTACGGGCGTTTGAGCTGTTGTTTTTAGGGATATGCATAAAAGCCCCAGCCATAAAATATATGATCTGACGTGGCGCATATATACCCTTATTATAAAATTGTGCCACGGGTATTTTGCCAATTACAGGTTGCTGCAACATCTTCTTTGCCAGCAGGTACAGACTGTATTGCCTGGCTATTTCGCCAGTTGTTTGGCGGCGCCCGCCAACGCCCTGAAGTTGGCCCTTACATTTATAAAGCCGAATAAATTCCCGTTTTTGGGATCATACTTCACTTCAAACGGTACCCAGATGTCATTGAAGATCCTTATGCGCACCGTACCATTAAACCAGAGCTGGTTCTTGTCTTCATTTGCATAGATGCCATTAAAAATATGATAGTAGCCGCCACTGAACTTTAGTTCAAGATAACTCTTCCTGGTGCACTTTGTATTCAGCACCCAGTTAATACCGGGTTCAAAATTAAATACAGCCCGCTGCAGATCACGACCGGCTTTCAATGTATCGTCAACCAGCTGCAATTGCGATCTGATATTCAATTCCAGGTCGTTCTTGGTTTTAGTATACTTATTAATGCTCTTTAAAAATTCGGTTTGAAATAC
The Niastella koreensis GR20-10 genome window above contains:
- a CDS encoding GNAT family N-acetyltransferase; translated protein: MNINVSIALATPEDAAAIANVISEAAYDLTAKHGHGHWSAIASAKGVLNGMSKAKVLVAKNGGEVIGSLRLTSSRPWVIDPAYFTPVPRPVYLVDMAVRPGYQRIGVGRALIEEAKKMATALAGDSLRLDAYEGVAGAGGFYEKCGFTQMGHILYKTVPHIYFEWLIVR
- a CDS encoding acyl-CoA carboxylase subunit beta, whose amino-acid sequence is MKKNKTEILKQKIEKGKLGGGTHRNEAQHKKGKLTARERITLLMDPGSFEEIGALVLHRTKDFGMDSQQFYGDGVITGYGTINGRLVYVFAQDFTVFGGALSETHAEKICKVMDLAMKTGAPMIGLNDSGGARIQEGVRSLGGYADIFYRNVLASGVIPQISAIMGPCAGGAVYSPAMTDFTLMVENTSYMFVTGPNVVKTVTNEEVSPEELGGASAHSTKSGVTHLTAANDMECIAEVKKLLSYLPQNCEDTTPKIPYTLGDESRPALETIVPESNNQPYDMRAVIEGICDDASFFEIHADYATNIVIGFARLAGRSIGIVANQPISLAGVLDIDSSKKAARFTRFCDCFNIPLLVLVDVPGFLPGTDQEWHGIITNGAKLLYAFSEATVPRVTVITRKAYGGAYDVMNSKHIGADINYAWPTAEIAVMGAKGASEIIFKKEISEAADPAQKLAEKEAEYAEKFATPYLAAERGFVDEVIEPKYTRAKLIKAFAMLENKVAKLPKKKHGNIPL
- a CDS encoding response regulator encodes the protein MENHQSTIALVDDHALLRKAVNYRLTSMGYNVVMEAENGQQFLDKLEKKESPSPDLCLLDINMPVLNGFETAAQLKKKWPAIKIIFLSMNDGTGFKNKAKELGADGYICKDASSEEFNKVLYMLLPPAV
- a CDS encoding ester cyclase — translated: MRSLPPKVFLLSLLMAPGIINAQATTNIKNNKKEIVMNTIQQNKEVVRQLFEQGLNKRNFELVNELVSAEFTGLQDKKGGAAFAAPVLPLIKSFPDIQWNIVDLVGDGDKVALHWKWQGTQAAPWFNLAGSNKTITNEGMSVMTVKDGKLISAQVLTDRLSFLQALEVLPTDVNVLYNKKAHNGQVNFIDKFFVPAAAVNEFQERVHINRNFIKTLPGFIEDAAYEYHDSEGNLILVTVALWQNSEALNNAKEAVQAEYKKQGFDAQAMFKRLNITIDRGIYTQSQN
- a CDS encoding alpha/beta hydrolase, whose product is MLRNCFAVMSLFVTLAAYPQAQHVNAFSPYEDTSYTTWSAYVNTRKTNPDIRIVPELKSKEIVAKKGIEYIPAGGKYIRWANAFYPAGKSKEKYPAIVIIHGGGWRSGYPEQHNPLAQHLAARGYVCFTPSYALSTYRQYPQAIYDLKRFLRWLIEHADKYHVDTSKITVLGFSAGGELAAFLSTTIGDPKFEGPIYDKKGPTTAPIHALVDIDGTLSFTHPETGEGDDSKKISAATYWLGYSKKDSLALWNEASPLTHVGPHTPPTLFINSGVARMHAGREVFIKVLNQYNIYSEVKTFENAPHSFCLFDPWFQPTVNYIDDFLKRVNK
- a CDS encoding acetyl-CoA carboxylase biotin carboxyl carrier protein subunit produces the protein MPPNDSYKILVNGFTFHFTPADLGSLDLVAISPTEFNGIRAHQSINARLLAADELNKTFTIETSGETFEVVIKNALDQKLEQMGFGTATSKQIKQIKAPMPGLVLNIDVTDGQSVKEGDRLVILEAMKMENSILIHADAIIKKVLVKAGQAVEKNQVLIELE
- a CDS encoding pectinesterase family protein yields the protein MKQLAFLLAVACIGFTTVQAQTANPQQYKYVFTVAKDGTGDYKYIQDAIDAMRVYPLAPITLYIKNGVYNEKIELPASNTDVTFIGESVDKTIIVFNDYSGRGKLTTFTSYTAKICGNRFRAENLTFSNSAGPVGQAVALHVEADNAMFVNCRFLGNQDTIFTGGETSRQLFVNCYIEGTTDFIFGPATVVFQGCEIHSKTNSFVTAASTTQGKKFGYVFLDCKLTADTSVHKVFLGRPWRANAKTVYLRCIMGNHIVPEGWNNWSNPANEQTTFYAEYKCSGAGAYIANRAKWSHQLTDKEAANYTLNTIFNNEGAALPVNAKWYQEQGTRAFQWPGKAEK
- the accC gene encoding acetyl-CoA carboxylase biotin carboxylase subunit, whose protein sequence is MQKILVANRGEIALRIMRTIRRMGIKSVAVYSEADRHAPHVLYGDEAVCLGPAPSNQSYLNGDAIIAFAKQLGVDGIHPGYGFLSENANFAKKVEEAGITFIGPGHEAMRIMGSKLAAKECVKQYDIPMVPGIDKAIDNIGVAKKIAAEVGYPILIKASAGGGGKGMRVAARESELEEQMERATSEALSSFGDGSVFIEKYVSSPRHIEIQVLADNYGNTVHLFERECSIQRRHQKVVEESPSSVLTPEIRQKMGEAAVMVAKSCNYRSTGTVEFLLDEQLNFYFLEMNTRLQVEHPVTEMITGIDLVEEQINIARGEKLRFRQDDLTINGHALELRVYAEDPLHDFLPATGTLTKYQPPKGEGVRVDDGYTEGMAIPVYYDPMIAKLITHGRNRTEAIQKMKAAIAGYTIEGVETTLPFGNFVMDHEAFLTGRFDTQFVQKYYTPEKLLAQQKSKAELAALIALHYWLQKQKEVKAVESTPTNWIKR